The genomic segment GCCTAGCCGGCGCATTAGTAGCAGCACGTTTGGTCAACGCACCATTTTGCGTGACGTGCGAATCGTGGCATGAACCGCAACGGTCGGTCGTGCTGGGATCAACAGTGGGAAACCGTTGTTTGCCTTTGCTCACCGACGAAGAGCAGCCGGCGATTCCCGAAGGGGGCCGACTCCATTTGGAATACACCTCCTGTCGCTGCAGCACAGCCATTCCAGTGATTCGCTGCACCCGCGAACAACCAGGAGAAGCAACCCGCGTCGTAACCACCGTCCAGCCCGATCGAGAAACGTTGGCGCAACTGACCACCCTATTGGACGGCAACGACAACGCACAGTAAGCTAAAAGCTGGGACGACCAGCGCCCCGGTCGGGTGCGTCGCAACACACCTTTCTAAGTTGTACGAACGATTCCCAATAAAAAAAACGGCTCAGCTGGAGCTTCGCCCTCACGGGCTACGCGATGCCCGTTGAGAGACCGATCTTGCACTGAAATACAATTGAGGCGCGTCATGCACTGCATGACCTACACAAGCTATGAACATCTTGGGCATTGGAACGGACATTACGGAGATCGTGCGGATTGGGCGCATGATCGAGCGGCACGGTGAGGTGTTTTTGAATCGCGTTTATACCGAAAACGAAATTCAATATTGCCAGCGCCGCAAAGAATACCTGCAGCACTATGCCGCGCGGTGGGCGGCTAAAGAAGCTGTGATGAAAACACTCGGCACCGGTTGGGTCCGCGGTATGAGTTGGCGGGACATCGAAGTCAGCAACCATAAGTCCGGTCGACCGGACATTCTCATGAGTGGCGGCGCGAAAGAAGTCGCCGACAGCCTCGGCGTGACGCAAGTGATGGTGACGCTCTCCCACTGCCGAGCCTATGCCACAGCCACGGCAATAGCCGTGCAAGGTTAACGTGCGAAGGTAGACAGTCCCACCATTTTCCCTCCTAACAGAATACAACAGACTGCGGAGCAATGGACGCCATGACAACAACTCCCGGCGCGCGATTTCGACAGGCCTATGAAAACAGTCCGATCATGATTCCCGGCGTGTTCAATGCGCTGGTCGCGCGGATGGCGCAGCAGGCAGGTTTTGCAGCGGCTTACCAATCCGGTGCTGCCCTGTCGGCGGGATTGGCGGCGGTGCCGGATGTCGGTTTGATTTCGCTGACAGAGTTCGTCGATCAAGGCCGTTACTTAGCGCAGGCGGTCGACATACCGGTGATTTCCGACGCCGATACCGGGTTCGGCGAAGCACTCTCCGTGGAGCGGACCGTGCACTGCTTTGAGTCGGCAGGGATTGCCGGAATTCATCTGGAAGACCAACAACTCCCCAAACGCTGCGGACACCTAAGTGGCAAAACGTTGGTGAGCGAGCTAGAGATGGCAGGTAAAATTAAAGCAGCCGCAACGGCCCGCAATGATCCGTCGTTCGTGCTGATTGCCCGGACCGATGCCCGGGCTACCGAAGGATTTGATGCGGCAGTCTCCCGCGCACGCGCCTATGTCGAAGCGGGGGCCGATATGATTTTCCCCGAAGCACTGCAAACGCCGGAAGAATTTGCCCAATTTGCCGAAGCGGTCGAAGTCCCTTTAATGGCCAATATGACGGAGTATGGCAAGAGTCCACTGTTGTCGTTCACAGAATTATCACAAATCGGGTATCGGGCGGTGCTATTTCCCGTCTCGATGTTCCGTATTGCCATGAATGCGGTCGAATCGGGACTGCGGGAATTGGCTGCGGAGGGTACGCAACAGGGACTGTTGGACCGGATGCAAACGCGGTCAAAGCTTTATGAACTTTTGGAGTACGAGGGTTACGATCAACGGGATCGCTCTTACTTCGGCGGTTCGGCGACGGAATAACGAAAAAACCAGAACGTTGATTTCCCGCACCGCTTGAATTCCCCGCCAACTCGGCGAAAATGATACCACGCGAATCGGCGAGCGGTTCGCAAGACGAAACGCAACGGGAGGGCGAGGCTCCCGGATTCCAATTTTACTTCTTTGAGACCCTGATATTGAACTGGTCGTGGCTGTGACGAATGCGGCGATGAGCACTGAAGATTCTCCACACAAAGACGCCGATGAGCGGTCGGTCGGTCTGGTCTCGACGCAGTATGTCGACCTGTTTGCCCCCCCGCAAAGCCTGAAGGTGGCCGAAGGGAACCTTCTGGGGCCGGTCCATGTCGCCTATGAGACCTATGGCACACTGTCGGAAAAACGGGACAACGCGATCTTTGTCTGCCATGCTTTGACCGGCGATGCCCACGTGGCGGGACGGCATTCGGCCAAGGATGAGAAAACCGGTTGGTGGGATGAATTGATTGGACCTGGCAAGGGCCTGGATACCAACAAGTATTTTGTGATCTGCGCGAATGTACTGGGTGGCTGCCAAGGGACGACCGGGCCGCTCTCCCCTAAACCGGGCACGGAGACCCCTTATGCTTTGGAGTTTCCGTTTGTCACGATTGGCGACATGGTCGAGGTGCACGCCGCCCTGGTCCGGCATTTGGGCATCGAGCGGTTGCTGGGAGCAATCGGCGGCAGTCTGGGCGGGATGCAAGCCTTGGAATGGGCCGCGCGTTTTCCCGACATGTTACGCACGGCGGTCATATTAGCATCCGGTCCGCGACTCTCGGCACAAGGCATCGCCTTCAATGCAGTCGGGCGACGGGCGATTGTGACGGATCCGCATTTCTACAAAGGCAACTATTACAATCAGGACGATGATCCACATTTTGGACTCGCACTGGCGCGGATGGTGGCGCATATCACGTACTTGTCCGAAGCTTCCATCGAAAAGAAATTCGGCCGCCGCCTGCAACACAGCGACCAGTTCGCCTATGAATTGATGCGCGAAACAGAATTCCAAATCGAAAGCTACCTGCATCACCAGGGAAAACGCTTTGTCGAGCGGTTCGACGCCAACAGCTATTTGTACCTGACACGGGCGATGGACTACTTTGATTTGGCCAAAGCCTACGGCTCATTGCCCGAAGCTTTTTCCGCCACACAGTCACGGTTTTTAGTAACAAGCTACACGACCGATTGGTTGTTCCCGATCGCGCAAAGCCGCGAAATCGTCAGCGCCTTGATTCAGGCGCGGCGGCATGTGACAGCCGTGGAACTCGAAAGCCCCTACGGTCACGATTCATTCTTATTAGAAGTCGACCAACTGGAAGAGATGCTCAAACCATTTTTGGCCGAAGCGTATGCCGCCAATTGACGCGACATATTCACCTCGATTTTTCTGCAGATACCCCCACGATGTCCACAAGTCGAACTAAAGAAAAACGCCGCTACAAGATGCCGAATCCGTCGGCCGCGCTGACGGACCGTGTGATCATGGAGCACATCGACGAGGGGAGTCGAGTGTTGGACTTGGGGTGCGGGGATGGACTATTGCTCTCCGAATTGCGGCGGATCAAAAGTGCTGAGATTTTGGGCGTAGAAATGAGCCGCCGGGCGATGATCCAATGCATGACCGCCGGCGTGCCGGTCATCCAGGCCGACTTGGATCTCGGGTTGGAGGCCTTTCCCAGCCAATCATTCGACTTCGCCGTGCTCAGCCAAACCTTGCAACAGGTGCGGCATCCGCATGTGATTTTGGAAGAAATGTTGCGTGTCGCCAACCGGGCTTTGGTGGTGGTGCCTAACTATGGGCATTGGCGTGTCCGTTGGAATCAATTGCTGTGGGGCCGCGCGCCGGTCTCCTCCTCGGAACGGTATCAGTGGTACAACACGCCAAATTTGCATTTGATGTCGATGCCCGATTTTCGCGATCTGGTGGACGTGGTAGAGGCGCGGATCGTCAAGGAGTTGGCCATTATCCGCGGCCGCGCCGTCGAACAGGCCTGGGCAGCTAATGTCCGTGCGGACAGTGCTGTGTACATTCTGGAACGTAAGTCGGCCGACGCGCATGCCCCAATGCCCTAACCCGCCGTTGTCAGGTCCCCTTGTCCGTACACGCCGGAAATGCCAGAATGACCTGGACCGTTGGTGCGGAATTATTGTACAGACGCTTTCAGCGGTGCGCCGGAACGTCCGGCGCCGTCTTGCCCTTTGCGGATCATCAACACAATCTGAGCATTCATGAACCCATTGACGGCTGCCCTCGGTAATCTCTCCGCCCTGTCGACGTTCATCATCGCAGTTGCCTGCGCGGTGCACGTTGTGTTTTTCATATTGTTGTGGATCTGGTTTCGCCGCGACCTCAAAAAAATTGCCGCCTCCCTAGATGAATTCACACGAGGCCTCAAACACCGCAGTCTCTTCGACGGCACCAGCCATCTTTCCGATCAGATTGAAGCCTTTCTGGCGGATGTCGATGAGGTGTTGCAGGACCCCAATGGCGATGCGGACCGGCGGATGTTGATTTCGCGGATCAACGTCCTGGATGAACGCCGACGGTATTTACAATCGATGGCGTTTGAAACCTCCTACAACATCTGCCGCACAATGATTGAAGCCTATGCGTTGGCGGGCGTGTTGGGCACGATTCTCGCCATCGGTGCCGCCCTGCAAACCGGTGGGGATGCCAACACCGTGGGCGCAATCGTCAGCCGCTTCGGCGACGCGATTTGGTCGACCTTCGCCGGACTCTCAGCCGGAATCTTGCTGATGTTCTTAAACAGTGTCCTGGAAACGCGGTTCGAACGTCTGGCGGAAAATCGTGAACATGTGCGGGACACCATCGTCCGCGCCAAACGCGAACTCTCGCTCGTGCCGGAGGAGCCGGCATGAAGTTGTCTCGACGCAAACTCTCGTTTCAATTGACACCGCTGTTGGATCTGCTGTTGATCGTGATCTTTGCGCAATACATGGAAGTCCAAGAGACGGCCGAGACGCAGGCGGTCGAAGTTGCTCAGAAAATGAATGCGGCGCAAGACACAGCGGAGTTGGCCCGTTTGCAGCTATTGGCCAAACTAGAGGTTGCTGAGCAGGAGCGGAACCAATTGCAAATTGAGCGCAATCGGTTGCGCTCGACCATGCAAGAACGCGAAACAGAAATCAGCGATGAGTTGCGACAATCGCGTGAGGAGATCCAAGAACTGGGGGAAATCCTCTCGCGGCTATTTCGCTTGCCGCAGGAAACCATCGAACGCGTCTTGGCAGCCCGGTCCGAAGCGGAACGCGACGAACTGCGCCGCGAAATCGAAACCATGGCCGGCAACCGCGCCGCAGAGATGGTCAAACACCTGCGGACCTGGCGGGAATTGCTCAAACGTTGTGACGTGTGGGACATCCATATCGGCGACGACAACTTGACGACCATGACCGCTGCCGGAAAAACGTTTAAGTTTCGCGCCGAGACCCCCGAGCGCTTTAACGCCGAGATCTATGCTCGTTACAAAGCATTGCCGCAGCCAAAGAACTTGGTCATCTTACTCGTCTCATGGTCCGACGCGCAGTTCTCCGTGCGTCAGGCAGCCATCACGGGTGTCGCCGAGGTCACGCAAAAGATGTACGATGACAGTGATCGTCGCACTCGTTTTGAATACGCCATCTTAGGGTTTTCGCCACCACTGCAATAACGCCTTCATTTTTAAAAGTTGGATTGAGGCCGGAGTCCGATGACGATTACCAAAAAAGTCACCCGCGGCGTAAAGATCAGTAGCGGACTGGTCGTGTTGGGAGTCGTTGCCGGAACGTTCCTCGGCAATTGGCTCCCGAAATTTGATGGCGGCGATGGCGTGATTCCCGTGCAAGGATCCAAGCCGGACCTCAACGAGAAAGAACCTT from the Symmachiella macrocystis genome contains:
- the acpS gene encoding holo-ACP synthase, producing the protein MNILGIGTDITEIVRIGRMIERHGEVFLNRVYTENEIQYCQRRKEYLQHYAARWAAKEAVMKTLGTGWVRGMSWRDIEVSNHKSGRPDILMSGGAKEVADSLGVTQVMVTLSHCRAYATATAIAVQG
- the prpB gene encoding methylisocitrate lyase, translating into MTTTPGARFRQAYENSPIMIPGVFNALVARMAQQAGFAAAYQSGAALSAGLAAVPDVGLISLTEFVDQGRYLAQAVDIPVISDADTGFGEALSVERTVHCFESAGIAGIHLEDQQLPKRCGHLSGKTLVSELEMAGKIKAAATARNDPSFVLIARTDARATEGFDAAVSRARAYVEAGADMIFPEALQTPEEFAQFAEAVEVPLMANMTEYGKSPLLSFTELSQIGYRAVLFPVSMFRIAMNAVESGLRELAAEGTQQGLLDRMQTRSKLYELLEYEGYDQRDRSYFGGSATE
- the metX gene encoding homoserine O-acetyltransferase MetX, with amino-acid sequence MSTEDSPHKDADERSVGLVSTQYVDLFAPPQSLKVAEGNLLGPVHVAYETYGTLSEKRDNAIFVCHALTGDAHVAGRHSAKDEKTGWWDELIGPGKGLDTNKYFVICANVLGGCQGTTGPLSPKPGTETPYALEFPFVTIGDMVEVHAALVRHLGIERLLGAIGGSLGGMQALEWAARFPDMLRTAVILASGPRLSAQGIAFNAVGRRAIVTDPHFYKGNYYNQDDDPHFGLALARMVAHITYLSEASIEKKFGRRLQHSDQFAYELMRETEFQIESYLHHQGKRFVERFDANSYLYLTRAMDYFDLAKAYGSLPEAFSATQSRFLVTSYTTDWLFPIAQSREIVSALIQARRHVTAVELESPYGHDSFLLEVDQLEEMLKPFLAEAYAAN
- the metW gene encoding methionine biosynthesis protein MetW, translating into MSTSRTKEKRRYKMPNPSAALTDRVIMEHIDEGSRVLDLGCGDGLLLSELRRIKSAEILGVEMSRRAMIQCMTAGVPVIQADLDLGLEAFPSQSFDFAVLSQTLQQVRHPHVILEEMLRVANRALVVVPNYGHWRVRWNQLLWGRAPVSSSERYQWYNTPNLHLMSMPDFRDLVDVVEARIVKELAIIRGRAVEQAWAANVRADSAVYILERKSADAHAPMP
- a CDS encoding MotA/TolQ/ExbB proton channel family protein, which gives rise to MNPLTAALGNLSALSTFIIAVACAVHVVFFILLWIWFRRDLKKIAASLDEFTRGLKHRSLFDGTSHLSDQIEAFLADVDEVLQDPNGDADRRMLISRINVLDERRRYLQSMAFETSYNICRTMIEAYALAGVLGTILAIGAALQTGGDANTVGAIVSRFGDAIWSTFAGLSAGILLMFLNSVLETRFERLAENREHVRDTIVRAKRELSLVPEEPA